The proteins below come from a single Halomonas binhaiensis genomic window:
- the hppD gene encoding 4-hydroxyphenylpyruvate dioxygenase yields the protein MTAVAPINTANPIGTDGFEFVEFTAPDAAGIEALRELFVKLGFTETRRHKSKNVSLFQQENVNYVLNAEPDSHAAEFAKIHGPSACAMAWKVADANQALEYALANGAVRVDNPVGAGEVGIPAVRGIGGSLLYFVDNKVDDQGRTIYDIDFDPVPGTSAQDNSVGLEVLDHLTHNVERGQMDPWADFYTQIANFRENRYFDIEGKKTGLHSRAMTAPCGKMHIPINESADDNSQIAEFIREYKGEGIQHLAMATDDIYATVRKLRANGIAFMSTPDTYYEKIDVRVPDHDEDVEALRELSLLIDGGKGQGVLLQIFTDTVIGPIFFEIIQRKGNDGFGEGNFQALFESIEEDQIRRGVIKADD from the coding sequence ATGACCGCAGTCGCTCCCATCAACACGGCCAATCCTATCGGTACCGACGGTTTCGAGTTTGTTGAGTTCACGGCGCCTGATGCTGCTGGTATCGAGGCCCTGCGCGAACTGTTCGTGAAACTGGGTTTTACCGAGACTCGCCGTCACAAGAGCAAGAATGTCAGCCTGTTTCAGCAGGAAAACGTGAACTACGTGCTCAATGCCGAGCCTGACAGTCATGCTGCTGAATTTGCCAAGATCCATGGCCCCAGTGCCTGCGCCATGGCCTGGAAGGTCGCTGATGCCAACCAGGCGCTGGAATACGCCCTGGCCAATGGTGCCGTCCGCGTCGACAACCCGGTTGGGGCAGGAGAAGTCGGCATTCCTGCGGTGCGCGGCATTGGTGGTTCACTACTGTACTTCGTCGACAACAAGGTCGATGACCAGGGCCGCACCATCTATGACATCGATTTTGATCCGGTTCCCGGCACCAGTGCACAGGATAATAGTGTCGGCCTCGAGGTGCTGGATCACCTGACGCACAATGTCGAGCGTGGCCAGATGGATCCATGGGCGGATTTCTATACCCAGATTGCCAACTTCCGTGAGAACCGCTATTTCGATATCGAAGGCAAGAAGACTGGCCTGCATTCCCGGGCCATGACGGCACCCTGTGGCAAGATGCATATCCCGATCAACGAGTCTGCGGACGACAACTCCCAGATTGCTGAATTCATCCGCGAATACAAGGGTGAAGGCATCCAGCACCTGGCCATGGCGACCGATGACATCTACGCCACGGTACGCAAGTTGCGCGCCAATGGCATTGCCTTCATGTCCACGCCAGATACCTATTACGAAAAGATTGATGTGCGAGTGCCTGACCATGACGAGGATGTCGAGGCGCTGCGTGAGCTCAGCTTGCTGATCGATGGGGGCAAGGGCCAAGGGGTATTGCTGCAGATATTCACTGACACGGTGATTGGCCCGATCTTCTTCGAGATTATCCAGCGCAAGGGCAATGATGGCTTTGGAGAAGGTAATTTCCAGGCATTGTTCGAATCCATCGAGGAAGATCAGATCCGTCGTGGCGTGATCAAGGCGGATGACTGA
- a CDS encoding sodium-dependent transporter, translating into MTTNEQPRTQWLGRWGFVLAATGSAVGLGNIWKFPYMTGEYGGGAFVLVYLACILCIGMPVMMAEIALGRRGRGSPIDAIRRVTTESGRSSAWSLLGWMAMACGFMILCFYVVVAGWAFSYLWKMLSGGLAGTSVDDMAAIFGANNANPFNLGAWSTLVTVATMVIVGKGVQAGIERSVSWMMPGMVVMLLIMIVYGMFSGGFGDALHFLFAFNASDLSSEGTLAAMGHAFFTLSLASGAILTYGSYLPRNASIGRTTLAVAAADTAVALMAGLAIFPVIFANGMEPGSGPGLIFMSLPLAFQAMPFGTLFGILFFIMLAMAALTSSISMVEATVSWLTDNKGVSRRAAAWGTGIVLWIISTLAMLSFNLGADWTVAGKNFFDWLDFLTSRFMMPLGGLGMVLLAGFVLKSQVMRDELALSPFVHGLWLFMVRYVSPLGILVIFVDALGWISLDFSLHWYWLALILIVITVIGELASPRLWRLAGSKA; encoded by the coding sequence ATGACGACCAATGAACAACCCCGTACCCAATGGCTTGGCCGTTGGGGATTCGTGCTGGCTGCTACCGGTTCTGCGGTAGGGCTTGGCAATATCTGGAAATTTCCCTACATGACTGGTGAGTACGGAGGAGGGGCCTTCGTACTGGTTTATCTCGCCTGTATCCTGTGCATCGGCATGCCGGTGATGATGGCTGAAATAGCGCTGGGGCGTCGCGGTCGCGGAAGTCCCATTGATGCCATTCGTCGTGTCACTACGGAATCTGGCCGTAGTTCAGCCTGGTCGCTTTTAGGCTGGATGGCCATGGCCTGTGGCTTCATGATCCTGTGCTTCTACGTCGTGGTCGCAGGTTGGGCGTTTTCCTATCTGTGGAAGATGCTTTCCGGGGGCTTGGCAGGTACCAGTGTCGATGACATGGCCGCCATCTTCGGGGCCAACAATGCCAATCCCTTCAATCTTGGGGCATGGAGCACATTGGTCACGGTGGCCACCATGGTCATCGTCGGCAAGGGCGTGCAGGCAGGTATCGAAAGAAGTGTCAGCTGGATGATGCCTGGCATGGTGGTCATGCTGTTGATCATGATTGTCTATGGCATGTTTTCCGGCGGTTTTGGCGATGCGCTGCACTTCCTGTTTGCGTTCAATGCCTCGGACCTGTCCAGTGAAGGCACCCTGGCCGCAATGGGACATGCTTTCTTTACTCTGTCGTTGGCGTCAGGCGCAATTCTGACCTACGGCAGCTATCTGCCACGCAATGCATCCATCGGTCGTACCACCTTGGCTGTGGCGGCGGCAGATACGGCGGTCGCGTTGATGGCGGGGCTGGCCATCTTCCCGGTGATCTTTGCCAATGGCATGGAGCCGGGTAGCGGTCCCGGCCTGATCTTCATGAGCCTGCCCTTGGCCTTCCAGGCCATGCCCTTTGGGACGCTGTTCGGCATCCTGTTCTTCATCATGCTGGCCATGGCGGCGCTGACATCGTCCATTTCCATGGTCGAGGCCACGGTGTCCTGGTTGACGGACAACAAGGGAGTCAGCCGTCGGGCGGCTGCCTGGGGAACGGGTATCGTGTTGTGGATCATCAGCACGCTGGCCATGCTGTCGTTCAACCTGGGTGCGGACTGGACCGTGGCAGGCAAGAACTTCTTCGATTGGCTGGACTTCCTGACATCCCGTTTCATGATGCCATTGGGTGGCCTGGGCATGGTGCTGCTGGCTGGTTTCGTGCTGAAGAGCCAGGTCATGCGTGATGAGCTTGCGTTGTCACCTTTTGTCCATGGCCTGTGGCTGTTCATGGTTCGCTATGTCAGCCCGCTGGGGATCCTGGTGATCTTTGTCGATGCCCTGGGTTGGATCAGTCTTGATTTTAGCCTGCACTGGTATTGGCTGGCGCTGATCCTGATCGTCATTACCGTTATCGGTGAACTGGCAAGTCCGCGTTTGTGGCGGCTGGCTGGCTCCAAGGCTTGA
- the cfa gene encoding cyclopropane fatty acyl phospholipid synthase translates to MTSDSRPHPIALPDTRARRVVENLLKGSGVRLNGDAPQDLKVYHPDLFSRVLHQGTLGLGEAYMDGWWEADSIDEFTYLVLRHGLGERAHTPSERLMYRLQSGFFNLQSKARAYIVGEAHYDMGNDLFERMLDPTMSYSCGYWKKASNLYEAQQAKLELACRKLKLEPGMHVLDIGCGWGSFAEHAARHHGAKVTGITISKEQAELARERCHGLPVEIRLTDYRELEGQFDRIVSIGMFEHVGQRNYDTYFRTVDRLLPDGGLFLLHTIGSNTSRVSADPWINRYIFPNGVLPSIRQISQASEDYLVMEDWQNFGADYDLTLMAWLHNLDATWYQIAHNYNERTHRMFRYYLSVCAGAFRARNLQLWQVAFSKGKSGRYDAPR, encoded by the coding sequence ATGACCAGCGACTCACGTCCTCACCCCATCGCATTGCCCGATACCCGGGCCCGGCGCGTGGTGGAAAATCTGCTGAAAGGCTCCGGAGTGCGCTTGAACGGCGATGCTCCTCAGGATCTCAAGGTCTATCACCCGGACCTGTTCAGCCGAGTGCTGCACCAAGGCACTCTGGGGCTTGGCGAGGCTTACATGGATGGTTGGTGGGAAGCCGACAGCATCGATGAATTCACGTACCTGGTGTTGCGTCATGGTCTTGGCGAGCGGGCCCATACACCATCAGAAAGACTGATGTATCGCCTTCAGTCAGGTTTTTTCAACCTGCAAAGCAAGGCACGTGCCTACATCGTCGGCGAAGCCCACTACGACATGGGCAATGACCTGTTCGAGCGTATGCTCGATCCCACCATGTCCTATTCCTGCGGCTACTGGAAGAAGGCATCGAACCTGTACGAAGCCCAGCAAGCCAAGCTGGAACTGGCATGCAGAAAGCTGAAGCTCGAACCAGGCATGCACGTGCTGGATATCGGTTGTGGCTGGGGCAGTTTCGCCGAACATGCCGCCCGCCATCACGGCGCCAAGGTGACTGGCATCACTATTTCCAAGGAGCAGGCGGAGCTGGCCAGGGAACGCTGTCATGGGCTGCCGGTAGAGATTCGCCTGACCGATTATCGCGAACTGGAAGGTCAATTCGATCGTATCGTGTCCATCGGCATGTTCGAACACGTCGGTCAGCGCAATTACGACACCTACTTCCGCACGGTAGATCGCCTGTTGCCGGATGGCGGCCTGTTCCTGCTGCACACCATCGGCTCGAATACCTCTCGCGTCTCCGCCGACCCCTGGATCAACCGCTACATCTTCCCCAATGGCGTGCTGCCATCAATACGCCAGATTTCCCAGGCCAGTGAAGATTATCTCGTCATGGAGGACTGGCAGAACTTCGGTGCCGATTACGATCTCACGCTGATGGCCTGGCTGCACAACCTGGATGCCACCTGGTACCAGATAGCGCACAACTACAACGAAAGAACCCACCGCATGTTCCGCTACTATCTATCGGTATGCGCCGGGGCCTTCCGTGCACGCAATCTGCAGTTATGGCAAGTGGCGTTTTCCAAGGGTAAAAGCGGTCGTTATGACGCTCCGCGCTAG
- a CDS encoding MTH1187 family thiamine-binding protein — protein MYVIVDLCVVPLGVGVSVSEHVAACQKEIRASGLSHHMHAYGTNIEGPWDEVMAVVKRCHEVVHQMGAPRITTTMKLGTRTDRDQSMAEKVQSVHDKLDT, from the coding sequence ATGTATGTCATCGTCGATCTATGCGTCGTGCCCCTGGGAGTCGGAGTCTCCGTGTCCGAGCACGTTGCAGCGTGCCAGAAAGAGATTCGGGCTTCCGGATTGAGCCACCACATGCATGCCTATGGCACCAATATCGAGGGGCCGTGGGATGAGGTCATGGCGGTGGTCAAGCGTTGCCACGAAGTGGTCCATCAGATGGGAGCGCCACGCATCACCACCACCATGAAGCTGGGCACGCGCACCGATCGTGACCAGTCGATGGCCGAGAAGGTCCAGAGTGTGCATGACAAGCTGGACACATGA
- a CDS encoding ABC transporter substrate-binding protein, producing the protein MRLRSLFLMATIITALAWPFTASAFEQLHLPAEREPVAPLVIHAALDLPYVRPLLEDFHQRNPQYDITYRNFATLELDERFLAAPDEADLMISSAMPWQYRLANDGYAQAVDTPVTRRWPAEAKWRQELFAFTFEPVIMVVNRAIIKRYGPVDSHADLLDLLRHHGDELRGKVVTYDPVASGAGYTYAIEESRLSPQYWDLIAALGHADAALVNTTGAMMEGLKDGRYLIGYNLLGSYVRQDIDADPDLEWRIPNDYALVIQRLAFVPRQAPHSINAKHFLDYLLSVNGQDILAKEGHLGALHPELDGPGTANALYRLRPEGLRPTPLGPGLLTTLDDLKRRALLSRWQREFSGPQTLFP; encoded by the coding sequence ATGAGGCTGCGTTCGTTGTTCCTTATGGCTACTATCATCACTGCTCTGGCTTGGCCATTCACAGCCAGTGCTTTCGAGCAATTGCACCTGCCGGCAGAACGCGAGCCAGTTGCTCCTCTGGTGATTCACGCCGCTCTGGACCTGCCCTATGTCAGACCTTTGCTGGAAGACTTCCACCAGCGCAATCCCCAATACGATATCACCTATCGCAACTTCGCCACGCTGGAGTTGGATGAGCGCTTTCTTGCGGCCCCCGACGAAGCGGACCTGATGATCTCTTCTGCCATGCCCTGGCAGTATCGCCTGGCCAACGATGGCTATGCCCAGGCGGTGGATACGCCTGTCACTCGGCGCTGGCCGGCAGAAGCCAAATGGCGCCAGGAACTGTTTGCCTTCACCTTTGAGCCCGTGATCATGGTCGTCAACCGCGCCATCATCAAGCGCTATGGGCCCGTTGATAGCCATGCCGATCTGCTTGATCTTCTGCGCCATCATGGAGATGAACTACGCGGGAAGGTCGTTACCTACGACCCTGTTGCCAGCGGGGCGGGTTACACCTATGCCATTGAAGAGTCTCGCCTCTCCCCTCAATACTGGGATCTGATCGCAGCACTCGGGCATGCCGACGCGGCGCTGGTCAACACAACGGGAGCCATGATGGAAGGCCTCAAGGATGGCCGCTATCTGATCGGCTACAACTTGCTTGGCAGTTATGTTCGCCAGGACATCGACGCCGATCCCGACCTGGAATGGCGAATACCCAACGACTATGCCCTGGTGATTCAGCGCTTGGCATTTGTGCCTCGTCAGGCACCTCACTCCATCAACGCCAAACACTTCCTCGACTACCTGCTGAGCGTCAATGGTCAGGACATATTGGCCAAGGAAGGGCATCTCGGCGCTCTGCATCCTGAGCTTGATGGACCTGGTACCGCCAATGCACTGTACCGCCTGAGACCAGAGGGGCTCAGGCCAACTCCGCTTGGCCCCGGGCTTCTGACCACCTTGGACGATCTCAAGCGCCGCGCATTACTGAGCCGATGGCAACGCGAATTCAGTGGGCCGCAGACGCTATTCCCATAA
- a CDS encoding LysE/ArgO family amino acid transporter: MWWSLLHGLGTGAGLIVAIGAQNAFVLDKGLRRQHPWRVALICAACDAVLIGLGVLGLGTLIAQSETAMSVARFGGAAFLLWLAWGALQRVLRPKGLEAQSSVMGRRQVMLATLAVTLLNPQVYLDTVVMLGAIGAVQSHPVAFYAGATFASFTWFFTLVGVTGYLAPRLKSPRVWQVIDGSIVVIMLVVAWQLLSLTPPQAAL, from the coding sequence ATGTGGTGGTCACTATTGCATGGACTGGGTACCGGGGCAGGACTGATCGTCGCCATCGGGGCACAGAATGCCTTTGTACTGGACAAGGGGTTGCGTCGCCAGCATCCGTGGCGGGTGGCGTTGATCTGTGCCGCCTGTGATGCCGTGCTGATTGGCCTGGGTGTGCTGGGGCTGGGCACGCTGATCGCCCAGAGTGAAACGGCCATGAGCGTGGCGCGTTTCGGTGGTGCCGCTTTTCTGCTGTGGCTGGCCTGGGGAGCACTGCAGAGAGTGTTACGCCCCAAAGGGCTGGAGGCACAGTCGAGCGTCATGGGGCGGCGCCAGGTCATGCTGGCTACCTTGGCGGTGACCTTGCTCAATCCACAGGTATATCTGGATACGGTCGTCATGTTGGGAGCCATTGGCGCGGTGCAGTCACATCCCGTTGCGTTCTATGCAGGAGCAACATTTGCCTCCTTTACCTGGTTCTTTACATTGGTCGGCGTTACCGGCTATCTGGCACCGCGGCTGAAAAGCCCGCGAGTGTGGCAGGTCATTGATGGCAGCATCGTTGTCATCATGCTGGTGGTGGCATGGCAACTGCTTTCTCTCACTCCGCCACAAGCCGCGCTGTAA
- the cobA gene encoding uroporphyrinogen-III C-methyltransferase → MITSQASSQVPMPPASSFPQGHVCLVGAGPGDPELLTLKAWRRLAQAEVVLHDRLVSEEILALVSDTARCLYVGKERSHHSVPQDGINQALVEWARQGKRVVRLKGGDPFVFGRGGEELEALVAAGIPVEVVPGITAAVGCGAYAGIPLTHREHAQSVRFITGHLKEGNCDLDWPTLASPGQTLVFYMGLGSLAIISEELRRHGLAGSTPVALIEQGTTRRQHVHVSTLSNLPELQGQDNIRPPTLIIVGSVVSLHKKLAWFDHEQAGSRGWVHGKHPSPSERS, encoded by the coding sequence ATGATCACATCCCAGGCTTCCTCTCAAGTGCCGATGCCGCCTGCCAGTTCTTTTCCTCAGGGGCATGTCTGTCTGGTCGGGGCTGGCCCTGGAGACCCCGAACTGCTGACGCTGAAAGCCTGGAGGCGCTTGGCTCAAGCGGAAGTGGTGCTGCATGACCGCCTGGTCAGTGAAGAGATTCTGGCGTTGGTGTCGGATACGGCTCGCTGTCTCTATGTGGGCAAGGAGCGCTCGCATCACAGTGTGCCGCAGGATGGTATCAATCAGGCCCTGGTAGAGTGGGCCAGGCAGGGCAAGCGAGTGGTGCGCCTGAAGGGCGGGGATCCTTTTGTCTTCGGTCGTGGTGGGGAAGAGCTGGAAGCGCTGGTGGCAGCGGGAATTCCCGTGGAAGTGGTTCCAGGTATCACGGCGGCTGTTGGCTGCGGTGCCTATGCTGGTATTCCTCTGACGCACCGGGAGCATGCCCAGTCGGTGCGCTTCATTACCGGCCACCTCAAGGAAGGCAACTGCGATCTGGATTGGCCGACGCTGGCAAGTCCTGGCCAGACATTGGTTTTTTATATGGGGCTGGGCAGCCTGGCCATCATCAGTGAAGAACTGCGTCGCCATGGGCTGGCTGGCAGCACTCCTGTGGCATTGATCGAGCAAGGCACCACTCGGCGTCAGCACGTGCATGTTTCCACTTTATCTAATTTGCCCGAGCTCCAGGGACAGGATAATATTCGACCGCCCACATTAATCATCGTTGGCAGTGTTGTTTCGCTGCATAAAAAGTTGGCCTGGTTTGATCATGAGCAAGCTGGAAGCCGTGGGTGGGTGCACGGCAAGCATCCTTCGCCGTCCGAGCGCTCCTGA
- a CDS encoding LysR family transcriptional regulator ArgP: MLDYKLLEALAAVLHHQGFERAAKALGLTQSAISQRIKLLEARLGQPVLIRTPTPKATDLGRRLLNHVQQVQLLENELATSLPQLAGERQRLRIAINADSLGTWWPQAMGPFVQQHSIELDLVIEDQDVGLERMRQGEVAACLCASDQPVQGARVVSLGVMRYRALATPDFIAKHLPHGPRPEDLKTTPVIVFGPNDQLQHRYLAQLGVESPFPHHLCGSVEGFLLLALAGIGFGLMPEIQAHQELETGRLVDVVPGIHLDVPLYWHYWRHGGDLLSALASHLAKEAQHSLTPL; this comes from the coding sequence ATGCTGGATTACAAACTGCTCGAAGCCCTTGCTGCTGTGCTGCATCACCAAGGGTTCGAACGCGCGGCCAAGGCCCTGGGGCTAACCCAATCCGCCATATCGCAACGCATCAAACTGCTGGAGGCACGGCTTGGCCAGCCTGTGCTGATACGCACTCCGACACCAAAGGCAACCGACCTTGGCCGGCGTCTGCTCAACCACGTACAACAGGTCCAGTTGCTGGAGAACGAGCTGGCCACTTCCCTGCCTCAACTGGCCGGAGAGCGTCAGCGCCTGCGCATTGCCATCAACGCAGACAGCCTGGGAACCTGGTGGCCCCAGGCTATGGGACCTTTCGTGCAGCAGCATTCCATAGAGCTCGACCTGGTCATCGAAGACCAGGACGTCGGCCTGGAGCGCATGCGCCAGGGAGAAGTGGCAGCTTGCCTGTGTGCAAGTGATCAACCCGTGCAAGGCGCGCGCGTGGTCAGCCTGGGAGTGATGCGCTATCGCGCCCTGGCGACACCGGACTTCATCGCCAAACACCTGCCACATGGGCCGAGGCCAGAGGACCTGAAGACGACACCTGTCATCGTCTTCGGTCCTAACGACCAGCTACAACACCGCTACCTGGCACAGCTTGGCGTAGAAAGCCCATTCCCCCATCATCTGTGCGGCTCTGTCGAGGGTTTCCTGCTACTCGCCCTGGCGGGAATCGGCTTTGGCCTGATGCCGGAAATCCAAGCGCATCAGGAACTGGAAACAGGTCGACTGGTAGACGTCGTTCCTGGCATCCACCTTGATGTGCCCTTGTACTGGCATTACTGGCGACATGGCGGCGACCTGCTGTCAGCCCTTGCCAGCCACCTGGCCAAGGAAGCGCAGCACTCGCTCACCCCGCTCTGA
- a CDS encoding septal ring lytic transglycosylase RlpA family protein yields MRNVIRLMRSVRPTLSAMIMTAALAASVFPSAAMAHGADDQDVIQQGTASYYADRFQGRRTASGQPFDQRQLTAAHRSLPFGTKVLVTRADTGQSVEVTINDRGPFVKGRVIDLSKSAADELGMLYRGTAPVRLTYLP; encoded by the coding sequence ATGAGAAATGTCATCAGGTTGATGCGATCGGTACGCCCGACGCTAAGCGCTATGATCATGACCGCGGCACTTGCCGCTAGCGTTTTCCCTTCCGCCGCGATGGCGCACGGGGCCGACGACCAGGACGTAATTCAGCAGGGAACAGCTTCTTACTACGCAGACAGGTTCCAGGGGCGACGCACTGCCAGTGGTCAGCCATTCGACCAGCGGCAACTCACCGCTGCACATCGCTCTCTGCCATTCGGGACCAAAGTGTTGGTCACCCGAGCAGATACCGGGCAGTCGGTGGAAGTGACGATCAATGATCGTGGCCCGTTCGTGAAAGGCCGAGTGATCGATCTGTCGAAGAGTGCGGCAGATGAACTGGGAATGCTCTATCGTGGTACCGCGCCGGTGCGCCTGACATATCTGCCCTGA